A window of Nicotiana sylvestris chromosome 8, ASM39365v2, whole genome shotgun sequence genomic DNA:
gtcagcccagcaggcccccatattcagcaccaccaccacctcctcgaggTGCTCCGGTGAGGCCTTACTTCAGTGTTATGCCAGGGAGTTCATATCGCCCACCAAccattcagggttcttctagtgggtattcaTATCAGTAGGTTCAGGCTTCAGGACAGTAGTCTATGGCACCGCGGGGTTATTATGAGTGTGGGGATCCAGGTCACATGAAGAGATTTTGTCCTaaacttcggggcaaggcagtacaacAGGGTTATCAGCCTAGATTGCAGCACCGGTTGCCCAGCCTCCTAGAGGCAGGGGATAGACTGGtagaggtcgtcctagaggtggaggctaggtagggagaggtcagccagctacttCTCAgttaggtggaggccagctagccggcgctccagccagattctatgccaTTCCGGCCAGActagatgcattggcctcagatgtcgTTATCACAAGTATTATTTATGTCTGTGGTAGGGGTGCTTtggtgctatttgatccagggtctacctattcatatgtgtcttctctatttgttcatttcctggatattcctcgtgagtccttgggtactcctgtTTATGTATCCACTCTTGCGGGAGATTTTGTGGTTGTGGATCAGATCTACCGGTCCTatgtggtcacattctgtggtttcgagactagagcagatcttCTATTACTTTATATGACCTACTTTGAggtcatcttgggcatggattggttattcccatatcacgccatcctagattgccatgccaagactgttacattAGCAATGCCAGAGTTGCCAAGGTTGAAGTGGAAGAGTTCCTCAGTAAATACATCTAGTCaggttatctcttttcttaaggctcgacatatggtcgagaagggctatttggcttatctagcttatgttcgggataccaccacagagtctccgacgattgattcagttccagtggtctgggagttcgccgatgtgtttccttctgaccttcctAGCATGCCATCGGATCGTgatatttatttttgtattgatttggctccaggtacccaacctatatctattccactgtACCGTGTGGCctcgaaagagttgaaggagttgaaggagcagcttgaggagttgttagccaaggggtttgttagaccaagcgtgccaccttggggtgcaccaatgttgtttgtaaagaagaaggatgggaccatgcagatgtgcattgattaccgccagttgaacaaggctaccatcaagaacaagtacccgttgccgcacatcgatgatttgtttgaccagttgtagGGTGTTATGGTattttctaagatcgacttgagatcaagGTATCATCAGCTGAAAATTCGGGACTCAGATGTCACTACCTTCCGTACCAGATATGGTcgttatgagtttctggtgatgtcctttggcttaaCTAATGCTCCAAcggcatttatggacttgataaatagggtgttcaggccttacattgattcccttgtcatcgtcttcattgacgacatcttgatatacccaTGTAGCCTGGGGAGCATGATTAgtatttgagagtagtgcttcaggcCTTGCGAGAGTAGaaactatatgctaagttctccaagtgtgagttttggctagagtcagtggcattcttggggcatattatgacaggagagggtattaagatGGATcgcaagaagattgaggcagttcagagttggccatgtCCTACTTCAATGACCTAGATCAGGAGTTTCCTaaggttagcaggttattaccgtcgattcgtgtagggtttttcatctattgcatcacctctgactagattaacccaaaagggtgccccTTTTCGTTgttccgatgattgtgaggcgagctttcagaagctcaagatggcTTTGACTACAACATCaattctagtgttgccttccggttcggggatgtatacggtatattgtgatacTTTAAGAATTGgcttgggatgtgtattgatgcaggggGGAGAGTTATTGAATATGCTTCACGTCatctgaagattcatgagaagaattaccctgtgcacGACCTAGAGTTAgcagcgattgttcatgctcttaagatatggatgCATTATCTGTATGGGTGTCGtttgaggtttatactgatcatcgcagcttacagcatttgttcaaacaaagGGATCTTAATTCAAGGTAGCataggtggcttgagttactaaaggattatgacatcaccattctttatcatccgggcaaggcaaatgtggtcgcagatgccttgagtaggaaagtATAGAGTATAggagcttggcattcatttcagcggAGGACagaccactagctttggacattcagtccttggctaacaaacttgtaaggttggacatttcagagcccagccgagtccTTGCATGTGTTGTTGCTCAGTATTCATTGTTGGGGAAAATCAAGGCCCAGTTGTTTGATGATCGGCATTTGGAAGTTCTCAAAGAGACGGTGctacagggtagtgccaaggaggtttttatgggcgaggatggtgttctgcaaCTCCAGGGtcacctatgtgttcctaatatcgATGGCTTAAGAGAGAGGATTCTGGAAGAGGCACACGGTTCACGATATTCTATCCATCTAGGTGCTACGAaaatgtatcgtgacttgaggcagcattaatagtggcggcggatgaagaaggacatcgttgAGTATgcggctaggtgtttgaattgccagtaggttaagtatgagcaccagaggccaggtggcctacaacagcagatgcctatactagagtggaagtgggagcacattactatagacttcgtagttgggttgccatGAACATTGTGGAAGTTTaatgtagtttgggtcattgttgacaggttgaccaagttgaCACACTTCATTCCGGTAGGgactacttatacttcagagaggttggcacAGATCTACATTTGGGAGATAGTTCAGTTGCACGGTGTGcccatttccatcatatcagatagaggccctcagttcactttgcaTTTCTGGAGAGATGTTCAGACTGAGTTGGGGACCCGCGTGGAGCTCAtcacaacattccatcctcagaccgacggACATTCGGAGTggtgtgtgattgactttggaggacaataggatcagttcttgcctttggccgagtttgcttacaacaatagttaccaATCCAGCATCGAGATTgtcccatttgaggctttatacggtCGACGATGtcattctcctatcgggtggtttgatccCGGAAAGGCTAAGTTGAATGGTACAAATTTGGTTAGATATGCCTTAGAGAAGATAAAGTtaattcaggaaagacttcgcacagctcagtccagacaaaagagttacgtagatcagaaggcgcgtgatgtatcattcatggtcgtCGAGAAAGTCCTCTTGAAAGTTTCGCCGATGAACGGTatcatgagattcgggaagaaagtcaagttgagcccaaggtttattggccaatttgaggtgttgaggcgagttggggaggtttcttatgagcttgctttacctcccagcttatcgggagttcatctagTTTTTCACGTGactatgcttcggaggtatcacacCGACTTatctcatgtgttagacttcagtaccaTTTAattggatgagagtttgggttatgaggaggcgccagttgccattattgataggcaAGATCCTCAGTTGAGATCCAAAAGGATTTCTAcggtaaaggtccagtggaggggccaactaatcgaggaggcgacctgggagtccgaggaggacatgcggagaagatatccccatcttttccctagctcaggtacttttctatgtccgttcgaggacgaacgtttgtttaagaggtggagaatgtaacgacccgactagtcattttgttttctagaaccccgttcccctaaataagaatTCCCATACTTCTTTTAACTgatttacgacttgcggggatggttgcttcaggatttggaagagtttggattgaaatcaaaacacttgattccttaaggttggcttaaaaggccaagtttgactttggtcaatatatTTAGTAAACAAACCCGAACTTGtgttttgacggtcctggagggtccatagttaaatatgggacctgggcgtatgcccggaattgaattccgaggtcctagcccgagtaatgaatttttgttaaaaattgttaaactggaaatctaaggatttaaagaaattgaataatgtttgatcaTATTGGTATCAGGATCATATATTTGTTCCGGAGTataggtccaatataacatttaagtcttgtatgtgaaatttggtaagaaatgggactgacttgacgtgattcggacgtccggttgtaaaaataagaattttaaatgttcttaaggatttcatgcgttttggtgttaaatctatagttttagatgttatttcggCGATTTGATATCTCGAGCAAGTTTGTACAATGTTGTTAGACTTGTGTGAGTATTCAGagtggagctccgagggctcggttGAGTGTCGGACGTGGGTTGGGGGTGAAAAACACCCCAGTTTTCTGGTGTTTCTGGGCAAAGTTGCAGGTCTCGTAAATGCGAGGAaatgtttgcaattgcgaaccccgcaTTTGCTAGgaaagcatcgcatttgcgatgaagccTGGATGGGGGcagtggtcgcatttgcgacgttttcttcgcatttgcgaacccagcAGGGTTTGCATTCGCGACCCTTCTGTCGTATTTGCAATCAAGGCAGGGGGAGGcccagttcgcatttgcgatcgttttgtcgcaattgcgacttcgcatttgcgaacatcaGGTTTGCAAATGTGACATTAGAGGCCTGAACACAGCTTTTAAAAATGGGACTTAGGACATTTATTTCACTTCACTTCtacacttgggcgatttgggagcttccaaagaggggatttcaacctagcattgtgaggtaagttatttctacttaatgtgagtttaatacttgggttttgggtagattaacacacaaaaattagtaaaaatcatgggatttgagtaaaacctagggttttgataaaaacaagatttaaccacgaaattttgtatggaatggagtaaaaatTATATTTTCTCGATCCTTAAGCGATGGGTAATAactttcttccaaaatttccagaatccgggcacgtgggcccggggtcgaattttaggaatcttgtaatTTGGATTGGGGAATCACTCTAATGGTTGGGATTTGTGTTTactgtaaaaatggtaataacaattaaatttgttgataggactctaaaaatacataatcTATTTTGATGCTAGTGtgttaagtagttgatgctatgtatgtgagacttagaaacgaaataagagttaaggataaggCGAATATCAAACTGTTAGGCcaataatcggggcctcgagctcgtCGATTCAGGGTTTCGAGGTCGATCCCGGAGCTCGGCTACAAGCTATCAAAGGCACTCGCTATGCGATTAACAGTTATAGTAAAATTAACGgatgctctttatggccaatgataagcaataaatgatgaacaaacgtgaagataataaatgaaagcaagaatatcaagagagtatatcagagagaaaagagaatgttcttctatatttcttgtGGAGCAGCTGGAGCAACAACAAAGAGGTTTACAAAATGTCAATGaccccttttatataggaggggaatcccaacatagtacaaaagcatcaattacaaaaatagggggatgggacaactagatggTACCAGGCTCTACTAGTACTAGATGCATGCCTAGGGAACTCCCCATTCCCATCATGACCGCGACCAACATTGTCGTTAGGTCGGGCATCAATGAACCTCGAGGGAGGGAGCTCGACCACATCCTCGCAGGCTCGAGGTCTTGAGATGATTTCCTGAAATGCcttaatgacgagaaattggaccctccaatttcgccgtatacagatagtcttcgCGTTTCTTAGAACGAAGTAATATAAAACGATTTTGAGCCTCCGTTCCAAGGACATCACCGCCATGATGTTAgcctatcagagcattaaatgccatgctcAAAAAAGCATGCAAGGGTCGCCATCAAACGCGACTATCGAGAAACTCACGAATCGCTATTGGCTCGTCCCTTCCTCTACCCATGTGGTTCCTATAAATATATTAACCTTTTGATAATCCTTATTTTCCCAACATTTCCGAATTCGCGAATCCAGACCCATCTCATTTTACATTCTTCATTCTTACTTTCTTGGAGTTGATTTTACCATCGCAATGGCCAGAACTTCCAGGACGGTTCCTCGGCGGAATGAAGTCGCCTCTTCATCCCGGCCGTCTAAGGAGAAAACAAAAGTGGTACCCACCTTGGGACAATGTACTCCCCCCAATCTTGACATGTCGAAAGATTATACCATCGATAAACCCCCTGCTACACCGAGCCGATGTGAACGTGTGTTCCGGTACGTCAGTGTCGGGACCGAT
This region includes:
- the LOC138875711 gene encoding uncharacterized protein, giving the protein MAIDQDVEELLIMGDSDLIIRQAQGEWETQNVKLIPYMQHMEDLVGGSGGRVIEYASRHLKIHEKNYPVHDLELAAIVHALKIWMHYLYGCRLRFILIIAAYSICSNKGILIQAEDRPLALDIQSLANKLVRLDISEPSRVLACVVAQYSLLGKIKAQLFDDRHLEVLKETVLQGSAKEVFMGEDGVLQLQGHLCVPNIDGLRERILEEAHGSRYSIHLGATKMYRDLRQH